In a genomic window of Methanosarcina horonobensis HB-1 = JCM 15518:
- a CDS encoding flippase — translation MGSDYEGLSLKKLSNNIILTIIRQSVGIAVGLAISITLARSLGPLGNGQYAMGILLPTMLVSFLNLGVSPANVYFIASNKININSAFKTNIRLWFILCIIGISIAISVVETQGETWFPGIPLSILWLGILAFPLSLLQEFMSSLFQGLQDFKNYNYISLITPCITLLLVAFLVGILKLGVFGALLSFIIGNLCGLIVTLIILKPYLKKHNTNHEDNILKNYTKECLGYGWKAHLSNILAFVNYRADLFLVNFFLTPAATGIYLIAVQIAEKIWILSQAISTVLLPRLSELHNDEEKRKVLTPLISRWVLLISTFFALVLTPLASFLINFLFGREFAPAVGAFLWLLPGIVVGSGSKILANDLAARGRPELNLYTSILVVFVNIIANIIMIPKYGIEGGAMATTIAYGLNAIIKLWLYSQLSENPWWKTIVFSSSDKLLFQEGLSILKKSIFR, via the coding sequence ATGGGGTCAGACTATGAAGGTCTTTCACTCAAAAAACTAAGTAATAATATTATTCTCACAATTATTCGTCAAAGCGTTGGAATAGCTGTCGGATTAGCTATTTCAATTACTTTGGCTCGCTCATTAGGTCCGCTGGGTAACGGTCAATACGCTATGGGTATTCTCTTACCAACAATGCTTGTTAGCTTCCTGAATCTTGGAGTATCTCCTGCTAATGTTTACTTCATTGCTTCGAATAAAATTAATATTAATTCTGCATTTAAAACTAATATTAGGCTTTGGTTTATTTTATGTATCATAGGTATTTCAATTGCTATATCAGTAGTTGAAACTCAAGGTGAGACCTGGTTTCCAGGCATACCTTTATCTATTCTCTGGCTTGGTATTCTGGCATTTCCATTATCATTACTTCAGGAATTTATGAGCAGTCTATTTCAGGGGTTACAGGATTTTAAAAATTACAACTATATTTCGTTAATAACACCCTGTATTACACTCCTGCTTGTAGCGTTTCTGGTCGGGATATTAAAACTTGGTGTATTTGGAGCTTTGTTATCTTTCATCATTGGCAATTTATGCGGATTGATTGTTACATTGATTATTTTAAAACCTTACCTCAAAAAACATAATACAAATCATGAGGATAACATTTTAAAGAATTATACAAAAGAGTGCCTTGGATATGGCTGGAAGGCCCATTTGAGTAATATCCTCGCTTTTGTAAACTACAGAGCCGATCTCTTTTTAGTTAATTTCTTTCTTACACCAGCAGCTACAGGTATTTATTTAATTGCTGTGCAAATTGCTGAAAAAATATGGATATTGTCACAGGCAATAAGTACAGTGCTTTTACCCCGCCTTTCGGAACTACATAATGATGAAGAAAAACGCAAGGTACTTACTCCTTTAATTTCTCGTTGGGTCTTGCTAATTTCAACATTTTTCGCATTAGTATTAACACCATTGGCATCATTTCTTATTAATTTTTTATTTGGTAGAGAATTTGCTCCGGCCGTTGGCGCATTTCTATGGCTACTTCCAGGTATAGTTGTAGGTAGTGGCTCGAAGATTTTAGCAAATGACCTTGCAGCTAGAGGCAGACCAGAGCTAAATCTCTATACTTCAATACTAGTGGTTTTTGTAAATATAATCGCGAATATAATTATGATCCCGAAATATGGTATAGAAGGGGGAGCTATGGCAACAACTATCGCCTATGGTTTGAATGCAATTATCAAATTGTGGTTATATTCCCAGTTAAGTGAAAATCCGTGGTGGAAAACAATTGTATTCAGCTCCAGTGACAAATTACTATTTCAGGAAGGGCTTAGTATATTGAAAAAGTCAATATTCAGATAA
- a CDS encoding polysaccharide pyruvyl transferase family protein produces the protein MSTKKVAICGYYGYGNTGDEAILAAIIQSIKERCDVEITVFSGNPKETIEKHGVNAVYISELRNLHSILKTVYGADLLIIGGGGIIHDLTYKNFKFWLNKIVIGEMFRKPIVLYAPGVGPIKTTFGKMLTKHTLSSVEAIHVRNKLSKEVLVSSGVNESLIQVTSDPVMALTPANSRRVEEILDREGICTEKPLVGISVRWNPYEYRFDSEFVENFIEKIAKISDYIIENLNVNLVFIPMQFPPRPTCDIRIMDPIHQMMKCKQEARIVRGVYTPQEMMGIFGKMEMVIGMRLHSLIFSARMNVPMIGITYSGKVDEFLKMVEQDKWSLNYKEIELPDMFEKINYVWENRNEIKKNLAISAEKLERQAIYNAEVAESLLKAN, from the coding sequence ATGTCAACAAAAAAAGTTGCAATTTGCGGATATTACGGATACGGAAATACTGGAGATGAAGCAATTCTCGCTGCTATTATCCAATCTATCAAAGAGAGATGTGACGTAGAAATAACAGTATTTTCTGGTAATCCAAAGGAAACTATCGAAAAACACGGCGTAAACGCGGTTTATATCAGCGAATTACGCAATCTACACTCAATACTAAAAACAGTATATGGTGCAGACTTATTGATTATCGGAGGAGGAGGAATTATACATGACCTTACATATAAAAATTTTAAGTTTTGGCTTAACAAAATTGTAATCGGAGAAATGTTCCGTAAGCCAATAGTTTTGTATGCACCAGGAGTGGGTCCTATAAAAACCACATTTGGAAAAATGCTTACAAAACACACTTTGAGCTCAGTAGAAGCCATACATGTTAGAAATAAATTATCTAAAGAAGTATTAGTCTCGAGTGGAGTAAATGAATCTCTTATTCAAGTTACTTCTGATCCTGTGATGGCACTAACCCCTGCGAATTCAAGAAGAGTTGAAGAGATATTGGATAGAGAAGGAATTTGCACAGAGAAACCACTTGTTGGAATTTCTGTCAGATGGAATCCTTATGAATACCGTTTTGACTCAGAATTTGTGGAAAATTTCATTGAAAAAATAGCTAAAATTTCGGATTATATAATAGAGAATTTAAATGTAAATTTAGTTTTCATTCCTATGCAATTTCCACCAAGACCAACATGTGATATCAGAATAATGGATCCAATCCATCAGATGATGAAATGTAAACAAGAAGCCAGAATTGTAAGAGGTGTTTACACACCACAAGAAATGATGGGAATTTTTGGAAAAATGGAGATGGTTATTGGTATGAGGTTGCATTCTCTCATATTTTCGGCAAGAATGAATGTGCCTATGATAGGAATTACATATAGCGGGAAAGTTGATGAATTTTTAAAAATGGTCGAGCAGGATAAATGGTCATTAAATTATAAAGAAATAGAATTACCAGATATGTTTGAAAAAATAAACTATGTTTGGGAAAATCGAAATGAAATCAAAAAAAATTTAGCTATCAGTGCAGAAAAATTGGAACGGCAGGCAATTTATAACGCAGAAGTAGCTGAAAGTTTATTAAAAGCTAATTAA
- the wecB gene encoding non-hydrolyzing UDP-N-acetylglucosamine 2-epimerase, protein MIKNMKIAIILGTRPEIIKMSPIIRECEKQGIEYYILHTGQHYSYEMDKIFFEQLKLPQAKYNLDVGSGKHGEQTAKMLAGIEEILVKDRPDVILVQGDTNTVLAGTLAASKLQIKIGHVEAGLRSFDRTMPEETNRVIADHTSDYLFASTETSKRYLLNEGIPKEKIFVTGNTVVDAAYQNLEISKYETNILTKLSIEEKKYIVATVHRAENVDSKERLSGILNAFSHIYKEFGLPIIFPIHPRTAKMIGEFGLKFPEGTRLIKPLGYLEFLQLESSARLILTDSGGVQEESCIFRIPCVTLRDNTERPETVEVGANLVAGAGEKIIEYARKMMESDCEWENPYGKGNAAELTIQNTVTG, encoded by the coding sequence ATGATAAAAAATATGAAGATTGCAATCATTCTCGGCACAAGGCCTGAAATCATAAAAATGAGCCCTATAATAAGAGAATGTGAAAAACAGGGCATAGAGTACTATATACTGCATACAGGTCAGCACTACAGCTATGAAATGGACAAAATCTTTTTTGAACAACTGAAACTCCCGCAGGCAAAGTACAACCTCGATGTAGGTTCTGGCAAACATGGAGAACAGACTGCAAAAATGCTTGCCGGAATTGAAGAAATTCTGGTAAAAGACAGACCGGATGTTATTCTTGTGCAGGGAGATACAAATACTGTTCTTGCAGGCACCCTTGCAGCATCCAAACTTCAGATCAAAATCGGGCATGTTGAAGCCGGTCTTAGATCCTTTGACAGGACAATGCCCGAAGAAACGAACAGAGTTATTGCAGATCACACTTCCGATTATCTCTTCGCTTCAACCGAAACTTCAAAAAGATATCTGCTAAACGAAGGCATTCCCAAAGAGAAAATCTTCGTTACAGGAAATACGGTTGTAGATGCAGCTTACCAGAACCTTGAGATTTCTAAATACGAAACTAACATACTTACAAAATTAAGCATAGAAGAAAAAAAGTATATTGTAGCCACAGTCCACCGAGCCGAAAATGTGGACAGTAAAGAGCGTCTCAGCGGAATTCTGAACGCCTTTTCGCACATTTATAAGGAGTTTGGCCTTCCAATTATATTTCCGATTCATCCCAGAACTGCGAAAATGATAGGAGAGTTTGGTTTAAAGTTTCCGGAAGGAACCCGGCTGATAAAACCCCTTGGCTACCTTGAATTCCTGCAACTGGAAAGCTCAGCCAGGCTGATCCTTACCGACAGCGGAGGCGTACAGGAAGAAAGCTGTATCTTCAGAATCCCCTGCGTAACCCTTCGTGACAACACCGAAAGGCCGGAAACGGTAGAGGTAGGCGCAAATTTAGTTGCAGGAGCAGGAGAAAAGATTATCGAATACGCAAGAAAAATGATGGAGTCGGATTGCGAGTGGGAAAATCCATATGGAAAAGGAAATGCTGCAGAATTGACTATTCAGAATACAGTGACTGGTTGA
- a CDS encoding glycoside hydrolase family protein, translated as MDKISEIVKRMLKLVLVSYLILCLIIPATAEKYNGVQNFNFPNVSLRSNDIFENSNEPLEIPTYDGSGQLTHPSVLYFSDGWNGHKYWAAATPYPNSDNKYENPSIYCFDVPYENWSVPQGLTNPVIPGPSVGFNSDPCLAHNKTSDELYCIYRDYNSTSQETKYLIVKTYDGVSWSNPVLLYNIPSNKITFCNRSKLEQVCRRMCIKILNVIHKDLQHGATNIERSNAIVQLPDGSWMMWAQKWDSECSIIYRTSTDGFQWSEPEDCVFEDDIYNKDVWHIEVKYIPEYKLFFMIQYSDVDKSLSWAESNDGIVWKYYPDKILKPDSNTRKFDNSSLYKSSITYDPYTDTIHMWYVGVNTQNEWKIGYTNASYATLQNVC; from the coding sequence TTGGATAAAATAAGTGAGATCGTGAAAAGAATGCTAAAACTCGTATTAGTGTCATATTTGATATTATGTTTAATTATACCAGCTACAGCTGAAAAATATAATGGAGTTCAAAATTTTAATTTTCCGAATGTGAGTTTGAGGTCAAATGACATATTTGAAAATTCAAATGAACCTCTGGAGATTCCAACTTACGATGGCAGCGGGCAACTAACACATCCATCAGTATTATATTTCTCGGATGGTTGGAACGGGCACAAATATTGGGCTGCAGCAACACCATATCCGAATTCGGATAATAAATATGAAAACCCATCAATTTACTGCTTTGATGTGCCTTATGAAAATTGGTCCGTTCCACAAGGACTTACCAATCCTGTGATTCCAGGACCTTCCGTAGGATTTAACTCTGACCCTTGCCTGGCACATAACAAAACCTCAGACGAACTTTACTGCATTTATCGAGACTATAATTCTACCAGTCAGGAGACTAAATATTTAATTGTAAAAACATATGATGGGGTTTCGTGGTCAAATCCTGTATTACTTTATAATATACCTTCAAATAAAATTACATTTTGTAACCGATCAAAATTAGAACAAGTATGTAGAAGAATGTGCATAAAGATACTGAATGTGATTCATAAAGATTTACAACACGGCGCGACAAATATAGAAAGATCGAATGCGATTGTTCAACTTCCAGATGGATCGTGGATGATGTGGGCACAAAAGTGGGATTCCGAATGTTCAATAATATATCGAACTTCAACTGATGGTTTTCAATGGTCAGAACCTGAAGACTGCGTTTTTGAAGATGACATTTATAATAAAGATGTCTGGCATATTGAAGTAAAATACATTCCCGAATATAAACTATTTTTCATGATTCAATATTCTGATGTTGATAAAAGCCTGTCATGGGCGGAAAGTAATGATGGGATAGTGTGGAAATATTATCCGGATAAAATTCTTAAACCAGATAGTAATACAAGAAAATTTGATAATTCAAGCTTATATAAGTCATCTATCACATATGATCCTTATACTGACACAATACACATGTGGTATGTGGGAGTAAATACTCAAAATGAATGGAAAATCGGTTATACAAACGCTTCGTACGCAACATTACAAAATGTTTGCTAA
- a CDS encoding acylphosphatase, with translation MEKRAEIKVHGRVQKAGFKDFIDEIAFNLNLNGYVKNLDDGTVQVVCEGDEAAIAELLEKINITQYPIRVENIEVTYKKPTGEYKAFEVIRDEDLTTATYERMDAAARYIREMNSNLCQKVDLLGGKIDVLGGKMDSLGGKMDSLGGKIDTLGGKIDFLGGKIDVLGGKVDSFGGKIDVLGNKIDHARVEITSEIRLSRNNFRSHIDERISTIERELALIKSKVIP, from the coding sequence ATGGAGAAACGTGCCGAGATCAAAGTACATGGTCGAGTCCAAAAAGCAGGTTTCAAAGACTTCATTGACGAGATTGCTTTTAATTTGAATCTCAATGGATACGTTAAAAATCTCGATGACGGGACAGTGCAGGTTGTTTGCGAGGGAGACGAAGCTGCTATTGCGGAATTGCTCGAAAAGATTAACATCACTCAATATCCCATCAGGGTAGAAAATATTGAAGTGACTTACAAAAAGCCAACAGGCGAGTATAAAGCATTTGAGGTTATCAGAGACGAAGACCTGACCACTGCAACTTATGAAAGAATGGATGCAGCTGCGCGGTATATTCGAGAAATGAATTCAAACCTCTGCCAGAAGGTGGATCTTCTTGGGGGGAAAATTGATGTCCTGGGTGGAAAAATGGATTCCCTTGGGGGAAAGATGGATTCTCTCGGCGGAAAAATCGATACACTGGGAGGGAAAATTGATTTTCTCGGAGGGAAGATTGATGTGCTTGGCGGAAAAGTGGATTCTTTCGGCGGGAAAATTGATGTACTGGGCAATAAAATCGATCACGCCCGTGTAGAAATCACATCAGAAATCCGGTTAAGCCGGAATAACTTCAGGTCTCACATTGACGAAAGGATTTCAACTATAGAACGCGAGTTAGCTCTCATTAAGTCTAAAGTCATTCCCTGA
- a CDS encoding TIGR04279 domain-containing protein, giving the protein MKKRTGMYNGVYSGMFKLTLMVLTLIFLLSSASAAISEDDPWVAVIEKNGDSIYFADHNESLTEGGWILLSGGDEIRLPQPLNFTYKGTDSLNSEGAALELKPGEYGDGTEIVLAYPYTTHPFYAEKDKVKVDYKGPAAFGQQNVNVYLVQGLNLSSLGEAFTDIRDGNAVNLKEVFDNSTNSTTLVTAVTLDENGDLPSTLTLDPLQAGSYGILIMLEGDENPESRKVLSATCFEVVEYELKIKAPNNLKEHENLDVSLDLKKAPAQGSYTYGALLISEDAYRAEVNVSSNGTRAGTDIFVNGIDIINEFDINSTNYESKFNKDELTTEIQTLIGEGNGTISIGEENQSTLSLTTFDLPPGDYLLFAGAYEKGRGLVGIAQTEVSIREVKKSNGPDKKQKSNTDLSTENENPSTLETDKSILDTASSLGFGDLEPQIRGEALQAAEIIKNPPKLASFLIGFVGTLLIGITIMSKRR; this is encoded by the coding sequence TTGAAGAAAAGAACAGGAATGTATAACGGAGTTTATAGTGGAATGTTCAAGTTAACCCTGATGGTTTTAACTCTGATTTTTCTACTCAGTTCGGCATCAGCAGCAATTTCTGAAGATGATCCATGGGTTGCAGTTATCGAGAAAAACGGAGATAGTATTTATTTTGCAGACCATAATGAAAGCCTTACGGAAGGAGGCTGGATCCTTCTCAGTGGAGGAGATGAGATCCGGCTCCCACAGCCTCTTAATTTCACATACAAAGGGACAGACAGCCTGAATAGTGAAGGAGCTGCCCTTGAACTGAAACCAGGGGAGTACGGGGATGGTACTGAAATAGTTCTTGCATACCCGTACACTACTCATCCTTTTTACGCTGAAAAAGACAAAGTGAAGGTAGACTACAAAGGCCCTGCAGCTTTCGGACAGCAGAATGTAAATGTTTATCTTGTTCAGGGGCTTAACCTGAGTTCCCTTGGTGAGGCTTTCACGGACATTAGGGACGGAAACGCCGTGAACCTGAAGGAAGTCTTTGATAACAGTACAAATTCTACGACCCTGGTAACTGCTGTGACCCTGGACGAAAACGGGGATCTCCCTTCCACCCTGACTCTTGACCCTCTTCAGGCTGGAAGCTATGGAATACTCATAATGCTTGAAGGCGATGAAAACCCCGAGTCGAGGAAGGTTCTTTCAGCAACCTGTTTTGAAGTTGTGGAGTACGAACTTAAAATAAAAGCTCCAAATAACCTTAAAGAGCACGAGAACCTTGATGTCAGTCTGGATCTGAAAAAAGCTCCGGCCCAGGGAAGCTACACATACGGAGCCCTGCTAATAAGTGAGGACGCCTATCGTGCAGAAGTAAATGTCAGTTCCAATGGAACGAGAGCCGGGACAGATATATTTGTGAACGGGATAGATATCATAAATGAGTTCGATATCAACTCAACAAACTACGAATCCAAGTTCAACAAAGATGAGCTAACAACTGAAATCCAGACCCTTATAGGAGAAGGCAACGGTACGATAAGCATAGGTGAAGAAAACCAGAGCACCCTCTCCCTGACAACCTTCGATCTTCCTCCAGGAGATTATCTTCTCTTTGCGGGTGCCTATGAAAAAGGTAGAGGTCTTGTGGGTATAGCGCAGACAGAGGTATCCATTCGTGAAGTCAAAAAATCAAACGGACCGGATAAAAAGCAAAAATCAAACACTGACCTATCAACTGAGAATGAGAATCCTTCCACTCTGGAAACCGATAAGTCCATTCTTGATACAGCAAGTTCACTCGGATTTGGAGATCTCGAACCCCAGATTAGAGGAGAAGCACTCCAGGCAGCAGAGATAATAAAAAATCCCCCTAAGCTGGCTTCTTTCCTCATAGGTTTTGTGGGAACGCTCCTTATAGGGATTACAATAATGAGTAAAAGGCGTTAA
- a CDS encoding lipopolysaccharide biosynthesis protein, which translates to MDRNKQKATKKPSKKEKKASFVSDVLTLAGGTTFAQILTILAAPVLTRLYGPEDFGVWALYISITSIISIISCLRYEYSIMLPESNEDAVNLLGLSVLAVLAITGFTAPVVWYFKAQIVDLLNAPQIENYLWLVSPFVFVNGIFLALNQWNSRTKLFKRLSFSRVSSSVSTTATQILLGISERPPTSAGLIGGSLAGQSVATLVLGGQIWRDDRSLIKKSLSWRKMYEGAVRHRNLPLIDSWSALMNSISWQLPAFLLSAFFAPAVVGFYSLGFRLLQLPMSFIGGSISQVFYQRASRAVSEGSLSTLVENVFRMLVIIGMFPILILTIVGSDVFTVIFGSAWTEAGVYAQILSLWAFIWFISSPLSTIYLVVEEHHFGFSYNFFNLTTRFLSLTIGGILGSARTALILFSISGIVVYGYLCLKMMHYSGVKTSKALKIVFSNLILFIPAGIVLTALKTAGINQILLVVISGLIICVYYLYILKTDRQVKKIIKEFKSPGKA; encoded by the coding sequence ATGGATAGAAATAAACAAAAAGCAACAAAAAAGCCATCCAAAAAAGAAAAAAAGGCAAGTTTTGTATCGGATGTACTGACACTTGCAGGTGGAACGACCTTTGCTCAAATCCTTACGATTCTGGCAGCCCCTGTTCTGACCCGCCTTTACGGACCTGAGGATTTTGGAGTATGGGCTCTATATATCTCTATCACCAGCATAATAAGCATTATTTCATGCCTGAGGTATGAGTATTCTATAATGCTGCCCGAATCAAATGAAGATGCAGTAAATCTTTTGGGTCTCAGTGTCCTCGCAGTCCTGGCTATAACCGGATTTACTGCGCCAGTTGTCTGGTACTTCAAAGCCCAGATAGTTGACCTTCTAAATGCTCCGCAGATAGAGAACTATCTCTGGCTTGTGTCTCCGTTCGTATTCGTAAATGGGATTTTTCTCGCGCTCAACCAGTGGAATTCAAGAACAAAGCTCTTCAAGAGGCTCTCCTTTTCAAGGGTTTCCAGTTCGGTTTCTACAACTGCAACACAAATTCTCCTCGGGATTTCAGAACGCCCTCCAACTTCAGCTGGTTTAATCGGCGGCAGTCTTGCAGGCCAGTCGGTGGCAACATTAGTGCTTGGAGGTCAGATCTGGAGAGATGATAGAAGCTTGATAAAAAAGAGCTTGAGCTGGAGAAAGATGTATGAAGGAGCTGTAAGGCACCGCAACCTCCCACTCATAGACAGCTGGTCTGCCCTTATGAACTCAATCTCCTGGCAGCTTCCGGCTTTTCTCCTTTCGGCGTTTTTTGCTCCTGCAGTGGTTGGCTTTTATTCCCTCGGGTTCCGTTTGCTCCAGCTCCCTATGAGTTTTATTGGAGGATCAATTTCACAGGTGTTTTACCAGAGGGCGTCACGGGCAGTATCCGAGGGAAGCCTCAGCACCCTTGTTGAGAATGTTTTCAGGATGCTTGTAATTATAGGCATGTTCCCTATATTGATTCTGACAATTGTCGGAAGTGATGTCTTTACTGTGATTTTCGGGAGTGCCTGGACAGAAGCGGGTGTTTATGCCCAAATCCTGAGCCTCTGGGCTTTCATATGGTTTATTTCATCCCCTTTAAGCACAATATACCTTGTAGTAGAAGAACACCATTTCGGTTTTAGTTACAATTTTTTCAATCTGACTACCCGCTTCCTGTCCCTTACAATTGGCGGCATTCTTGGAAGCGCCCGTACAGCTCTTATCCTTTTTTCCATATCAGGTATTGTGGTGTATGGATATCTATGCCTGAAAATGATGCATTACTCAGGGGTGAAGACTTCAAAAGCCCTGAAAATAGTATTTTCAAATCTTATCCTCTTCATTCCTGCAGGAATAGTGCTGACAGCTCTCAAAACCGCAGGAATAAACCAGATTCTCCTTGTTGTAATCTCCGGACTGATTATCTGTGTTTATTATCTTTATATATTGAAAACAGATAGACAGGTAAAAAAGATAATAAAAGAATTCAAATCTCCGGGAAAAGCGTAA
- a CDS encoding nucleotide sugar dehydrogenase, which produces MNKLEKLLKERGPIKKMGVLGMGYVGIPAAVLFADAPCFDKVLGFQRNSKSSGYKIDMLNRGESPLKGEEPGLEELIGKVVKAGKFECTPDFSRISELDAVTLAIQTPFANPKDLEPDFSALIEGIRNAGKYLRPGMLVVLESTITPGTTEGMAKQILEEESGLKAGEDFALAHAPERVMVGRLLKNIREHDRIVGGINEASTKRAVELYSPVLTVGKVIPMSATAAEVTKTAENTFRDLQIAAINQLALYCEAMGINVYDVRTGVDSLKGEGITRAVLWPGAGVGGHCLTKDTYHLERGVKIGKGELDYPEGSDSIYVLARKVNDFMPVHMYNLTAAALDRLGKKMEGSKVAMLGWAFIKDSDDARNTPSEPYRDLCLKAGASVMVHDPYVVNYPGVEISDNLEEVVKGADAVVVLAGHSAYSGLKADWIKRITGKANPVIVDGRNVIEPDEFTGKGFVYKGIGRGDKNSHEIK; this is translated from the coding sequence ATGAATAAATTAGAAAAACTTCTGAAGGAACGCGGTCCTATAAAAAAAATGGGTGTGCTTGGCATGGGATATGTGGGAATCCCTGCAGCTGTCCTTTTTGCAGATGCTCCCTGTTTTGACAAAGTCCTTGGCTTCCAGCGCAACTCAAAAAGCTCAGGCTACAAGATTGACATGCTCAACAGGGGAGAAAGCCCGCTCAAAGGAGAGGAGCCGGGCCTTGAAGAACTGATTGGAAAGGTTGTAAAAGCCGGCAAGTTTGAGTGCACACCTGATTTCTCAAGGATCTCCGAACTTGATGCAGTTACACTCGCAATTCAAACTCCTTTTGCAAATCCCAAAGATCTGGAACCCGATTTCAGCGCTCTTATAGAAGGGATCAGGAATGCAGGAAAATATCTGAGACCCGGTATGCTTGTAGTCCTTGAATCCACAATCACTCCAGGGACAACCGAAGGAATGGCAAAACAGATCCTTGAAGAAGAGTCCGGGTTAAAAGCCGGTGAAGATTTTGCCCTTGCACACGCACCTGAAAGGGTGATGGTGGGCAGGCTTCTGAAGAATATCAGAGAACATGACAGGATCGTGGGAGGAATCAATGAAGCAAGCACAAAGAGGGCGGTTGAGCTGTACTCCCCGGTGCTTACGGTCGGAAAGGTTATCCCGATGAGTGCAACTGCAGCCGAGGTTACAAAAACAGCAGAAAATACTTTCCGCGATCTTCAGATCGCAGCAATCAACCAGCTTGCCCTTTACTGTGAAGCTATGGGCATAAATGTCTATGATGTCAGGACAGGAGTTGACAGCTTAAAAGGTGAGGGTATCACAAGAGCTGTCCTCTGGCCAGGAGCAGGGGTTGGAGGCCACTGCCTGACCAAGGATACATACCACCTGGAAAGGGGAGTTAAGATTGGAAAGGGAGAGCTTGACTATCCCGAAGGCTCGGACTCAATTTACGTGCTTGCAAGGAAAGTCAATGATTTCATGCCTGTGCATATGTACAACCTGACTGCTGCTGCACTTGATAGGCTTGGAAAGAAGATGGAAGGCTCAAAGGTTGCAATGCTCGGCTGGGCATTTATCAAAGACTCGGATGATGCCAGAAACACTCCCTCGGAACCTTACAGGGATCTCTGCCTGAAAGCCGGGGCCAGCGTTATGGTGCACGACCCGTACGTTGTCAATTATCCTGGAGTCGAGATTTCGGATAATCTGGAAGAGGTTGTAAAGGGCGCGGACGCTGTAGTAGTGCTTGCAGGGCACAGTGCATACTCTGGCCTGAAAGCTGATTGGATAAAGAGAATAACCGGAAAAGCAAATCCGGTCATTGTTGACGGGAGAAATGTTATTGAGCCGGATGAATTTACTGGAAAAGGGTTCGTTTATAAGGGAATTGGGAGGGGAGACAAGAATTCACATGAGATAAAGTGA
- a CDS encoding UDP-N-acetylglucosamine 3-dehydrogenase, producing the protein MIRVGVIGTGAMGQNHVRIYSEMEGVELAGISDVDKNRVESMAIQFKTKAFTDYKEMFAEGLDAVSIVVPTKLHKQVVLDALEAGLHILVEKPIADTVENAELMIEAAKKAGKVLMVGHIERFNPAVIRLKEIIDSGTLGKIVSISTRRVGPYNPRIRDVGVILDIGVHDIDVISYLYGKKIRGVYAIAGADIHSFEDHASIILRMDHNFAGVVETNWLTPHKVRQLTAIGVKGVAYLDYIDQTVELHDNGWIRKAKVEPSEPLKNELVYFIDCVRTGREPSPCGEDGKHALEVAMSAIRSYEEERLIEVGQ; encoded by the coding sequence TTGATCAGAGTAGGAGTAATAGGCACTGGCGCCATGGGTCAGAATCATGTCCGAATCTACAGCGAGATGGAAGGCGTGGAACTTGCCGGGATATCGGATGTAGACAAAAATAGAGTTGAATCCATGGCTATCCAGTTTAAAACGAAAGCCTTTACAGATTATAAAGAGATGTTTGCAGAAGGTCTTGATGCAGTAAGCATTGTTGTGCCCACAAAGCTGCATAAACAGGTAGTTCTTGATGCCCTGGAAGCAGGCCTTCATATCCTTGTTGAAAAACCAATTGCCGACACGGTTGAAAACGCAGAGCTGATGATCGAAGCGGCAAAGAAAGCAGGAAAGGTTCTCATGGTAGGGCATATAGAACGTTTCAATCCTGCAGTCATAAGGCTCAAAGAGATCATAGATTCAGGTACTCTGGGGAAAATAGTTTCTATTTCTACCAGAAGAGTAGGTCCCTATAATCCGAGGATAAGGGATGTCGGCGTAATTCTGGATATAGGTGTTCATGATATAGACGTCATCTCATACCTTTATGGCAAGAAGATAAGGGGTGTTTATGCCATTGCAGGTGCAGATATTCATTCTTTTGAGGACCATGCCTCAATTATCCTGCGTATGGATCACAATTTTGCAGGTGTTGTAGAAACAAACTGGCTAACCCCTCATAAGGTAAGGCAGTTGACAGCAATAGGTGTCAAGGGTGTAGCCTATCTGGACTATATTGACCAGACAGTTGAGCTGCATGATAATGGCTGGATAAGAAAAGCCAAAGTCGAGCCAAGCGAACCCCTGAAAAACGAACTTGTTTATTTCATAGACTGTGTCAGGACAGGCAGAGAACCGAGCCCCTGTGGCGAAGATGGGAAACATGCCCTTGAAGTAGCAATGTCAGCAATCAGATCTTACGAAGAAGAAAGACTGATTGAAGTAGGACAGTAA